A region of the Pseudomonadota bacterium genome:
GGCGAGCGTTGGGTCCGTGGACTTGGCCAGGATCTTCTCCAGGCGGGCGCGCTCGGCGACGGGGTCCGCCAGCGCTTCGGAATAGCCGTACTCGATGATCCAGTCGTCGTAGGGGCCCGGCGCAATCGAGTAGAACAGGGTCTGCTCCTCGCGCGTCGGCGCGAAGTTCACGGCCGGGTAGTCCATCACGGATCCCGCCACCACGCCCATCGCCATCATGTCCTTGTCGCGGGCCTGGGCGGGGGTGAGCAGCTGGGTGGCCTTCATGTTGTGGTTGAAACCCAGGGTGTGGCCGAGCTCGTGCAGGATCAGGTAGTGCATGGTGTCGCGGGTGAGCTGCTGGTCGATCTCATCGTCCATGCCGTAGAGGGTCTGCGCCGCGAGGCTCGCGAACACGTTGTTCACCTCCAGGCCATGCTGGAGCGAACAGAAGTGATTGGCGAAGAAGTGTCCGCGGTTGCCGACGGGCGACGTCTCGGCCGGGGCCAGGGCCGTCGGCTCCTGGATCAGTTGCCGGGTGCGCAGGCGCCGAGACATGAAGGAGTACTCGAGCATCACATCGGCACCGATGATCTCGCCCGTGCGCGGATTGGTGAAGGACGGGCCGTAGCCGCCGAAGGGCGGATTCGGCGAGGACGTCCAGCGCAGCACGTTGTAGCGGATGTCGCCCGCATCCCAATCGGCATCGTCCGGTTGGATCTTCACCACCAAGGCATTGCGGAAGCCGATCTTCTCGAAAGACGTGTTCCAGGCCAGCGCCGCGTCGCGGATGAGGTCGCGGTACTCGGTGGGCGTGGTGTTCTCGATCCACCAGGTGATCGGTGTGACCGGCTCGCTCATGGGCGCGCCGGGCTTTTCCTTCACCAGGTTCCAGCGCGCGATGAGATCGCGGTAGGGCGCCGCGTCCATCGACGTGAGATCCGTGACTTGACCGCCGAAGTAACCGACGCGCGCGTCGTCGGCGCGGGGCTTGTAGTCGCTGTCGGGCATGGCGATGAAGCTGTGCATGACGCGGATAGCGACGTTGCGGGCATCGGTGACAGCCTGGGTACCGGCCACCAGGGGCGTTGGATTGTGGAAGGCGTAGCGCACCTCCACGTCCGTGTTCTTCGGGTAGCTGCGCAAGTTGAGGATGCGCGACCTGCCCGCGTCGAGCTTGCCAAGGCTGAAGGTCGTCTTCGGGTCCTGGCCCGGCTGCGGGGTCGGGGTCACCTGCATCAGCGCTTCGGTGGCGAAGAGCTTGTCCGCATCGATGAGGATCTCGCCGGTCTCCTCGTCCTCGGCCGCGATCTTGACCACGGCGACGATGGCTTCGGAGATGTTGGCGTCCGCGGCGCGTGCCAGGGGGCTCGCGGGATCGAAGTAGAACGAGGTGTTCTTGCGATGGATCTCGATGCTGTCGAACTGGCGCCGGAACTCGAGTATCTCACTGGAGCCGTAGGCGCCCTTGAACAGGCCCACGTCGACGATGCCGTTGGCCACCTGCACCCAGTAGATGTACTCCTGGTCGAGCTGCTCGGGGCGCAGGAGCATGCGCGTGGTGCCGGCCTTGGGATCACGGAACAGGGTGAACAGCCCGTCCAGTCGCTCGGACTTCTCCGTGATCTCGGCGATGGACTTCGCCTTTTCCTCCTTCTTCTCCTCGGCCTTCTCGCCGTCGGCCGCCGTCGCGGCCTCGGCGGCGGGCTCGGCCTTCGCCGGCGCACCCCCGCCGTCCTCGCCGTCGGCGTCAGCCGCGAAGGCGTTGAGCGATAGGAGCAGGCTGAGCAGCCCCGCGAGAAGGGTCCGAGAGAACGTTGCAGGCATAGTCGGCGCATCCGTGTTGTGTTGTAGAACATTCCATTAGACGCGATTTCGCGCGGAAAGTTGGGGCGGGATCGAAGCGAACGCCTCAGCGCACGAGCGCCGCGGCGCAACGCGGCCCTTCTTGCGATCGGATGCTACGATGCAGCGATGAAAGCCCAAGCCCCCGCCCCGACCATCACGCCCGTCTCCCTGCTCGAGGCGGCGACGCCCGTGCTGGTGCTGATCGCCTTACTCTCCGCCTCCGTGTATCTCTTCGGCTCCGACTCCTCCTACGGCGCCAACCAGATCGCCCTGCTCCTCGCGGGCGGCGTCGGCGTGATCATCGCCGTGCGCCACGGCCACACGTGGAAGGACATCGAAGCGGCGGTGATCAAGGGCATCTCCACCGCCATGGGGGCGATCCTGATCCTGCTCGCCGTGGGCGCTTTGATCGGCACCTGGATGCTCTCCGGCACCGTGCCGTCGATGATCTACTACGGCCTGAAGCTGCTGAACCCGTCGGTATTCTTCGCGGCAAGCTGCCTGATCTGCGCGGTGACGGCGCTCGCCATCGGCAGCTCCTGGACCACCGCCGGCACGGTGGGCGTGGGCTTGATCGGCGTCGCCGCAGGCCTCGGCTTATCACCGGCGATGACGGCCGGTGCGGTCATCTCAGGCGCCTACTTCGGCGACAAGATGTCGCCCCTGTCCGATACCACCAACCTGGCACCTGCCGTCGCCGGCACCGACATCTTCACTCACATCCGGCACATGACGGCGACCACCGTCCCCTCGTTGTTGATCGCCCTGGTGTTGTTCACCATCATCGGTCTCGGCCAATCCGCAGACCTCAACGACTCCCAGGCCCAGGCCACCACCGAAGCGCTGGCCAATACCTTCGATCTCTCCATCCTCACCCTGATCCCGCTGCTGGTGGTGCTGACCCTCGCCCTGCGCAAGTTCCCCGCCTTCCCAACGATCATGATAGGTGCGCTCCTCGGCGGCGTGATGGCCGTGATCCTGCAGCCGCAGCTGGTGCTGGCGCGGGCGGATGCGGAGGGGATTTCCACCGGGATGGCTTACCTCAAGGGCGTATGGGTCTCCCTCTCGAGTGGCTACGTGGCCAGCACCGGTAACGAGACGGTCGATTCCCTGCTCTCGCGCGGCGGCATGGGCAGCATGCTGAACACGATCTGGCTGATCATCACGGCGCTCACCTTCGGCTCCGTGCTGGAGCGCGGCGGCATGCTGGAGCGCCTGGTGCGATCTGCCCTGGCCGCTGCCAAATCGACCGGGGCACTGATCACCGCCGTGCTCGGCACGTGCATCGGTATCAACGTGCTGGCCGCTGACCAGTACATGGCCATGGTGCTGCCGGGCAAGATGTACCGCGCTGAGTTCGAACGCCGGGGCCTGGATCCGAAGAACCTCTCCCGCGCCGTGGAAGACTCGGGCACGCTCACCTCCGCCCTCGTGCCCTGGAACACCTGCGGCGCCTACATGGCGGGCACGCTCGGCGTGGCCACCCTCGCCTATCTGCCCTTCACCTTCTTCAACCTGATCTGCCCCTTCGTCTCGGCCATCTACGGCTACACGGGCTTCACGATCACCAAGATCGACCCATCTGAACGCGAAGGCGCCGCGGCAGACCACGAGGCGGACGCCGGCTCCCAGGCCGTCAGCACCGCCTGATGGGGAGCAGGCGAGCGCCGGCTGCCGGCCTGATGCTGGTGGCCCTCAGCGTGAGCACCCTGGCGGATCCCCTGGTGCTCGACGGCGATCCGCGCCAGGGCAGCCTGATCTTCGGCCGCACGGACCCCGGCAGCACCGCGCGCCTGCTGAGCTTCGATGCGGCCGGCGAGGAGACCGCCCGCTACGACGTCACCCTCGACGACGGCGGCCGCTTCGTCATCGGCTTCGACCGCGATCACGGCCCGCGGGCCGAGTTGCACCTCACCTCACCCTCGGGCACTGCTGCGCCGCCAATCGTGTTCGACGTCGCGCCCCACGGCTGGCGCGAGAGCGCCATCACGGTCACCGAGCGCAAGGCCAACCCCTACCTCCCCGAAGATCTCGAGAAGATCGCCGCGGACCGGGAGGTCAAACAACGCGCGCGCGCCGAGCGCAGTGAGGAGGCGATGTGGGTGACTCGCTTCGAGTGGCCCGTC
Encoded here:
- a CDS encoding zinc-dependent metalloprotease translates to MPATFSRTLLAGLLSLLLSLNAFAADADGEDGGGAPAKAEPAAEAATAADGEKAEEKKEEKAKSIAEITEKSERLDGLFTLFRDPKAGTTRMLLRPEQLDQEYIYWVQVANGIVDVGLFKGAYGSSEILEFRRQFDSIEIHRKNTSFYFDPASPLARAADANISEAIVAVVKIAAEDEETGEILIDADKLFATEALMQVTPTPQPGQDPKTTFSLGKLDAGRSRILNLRSYPKNTDVEVRYAFHNPTPLVAGTQAVTDARNVAIRVMHSFIAMPDSDYKPRADDARVGYFGGQVTDLTSMDAAPYRDLIARWNLVKEKPGAPMSEPVTPITWWIENTTPTEYRDLIRDAALAWNTSFEKIGFRNALVVKIQPDDADWDAGDIRYNVLRWTSSPNPPFGGYGPSFTNPRTGEIIGADVMLEYSFMSRRLRTRQLIQEPTALAPAETSPVGNRGHFFANHFCSLQHGLEVNNVFASLAAQTLYGMDDEIDQQLTRDTMHYLILHELGHTLGFNHNMKATQLLTPAQARDKDMMAMGVVAGSVMDYPAVNFAPTREEQTLFYSIAPGPYDDWIIEYGYSEALADPVAERARLEKILAKSTDPTLAFGNDADDMRAPGFGIDPRVNIYDMTSDALTFAADQIDIMQSTLKALPSKPPANGKSYQETAAGVTALLAVWRNSAMVASRYVGGVQVDRAVVGQDGGGDPLTPIAADRQRE
- the nhaC gene encoding Na+/H+ antiporter NhaC; this encodes MKAQAPAPTITPVSLLEAATPVLVLIALLSASVYLFGSDSSYGANQIALLLAGGVGVIIAVRHGHTWKDIEAAVIKGISTAMGAILILLAVGALIGTWMLSGTVPSMIYYGLKLLNPSVFFAASCLICAVTALAIGSSWTTAGTVGVGLIGVAAGLGLSPAMTAGAVISGAYFGDKMSPLSDTTNLAPAVAGTDIFTHIRHMTATTVPSLLIALVLFTIIGLGQSADLNDSQAQATTEALANTFDLSILTLIPLLVVLTLALRKFPAFPTIMIGALLGGVMAVILQPQLVLARADAEGISTGMAYLKGVWVSLSSGYVASTGNETVDSLLSRGGMGSMLNTIWLIITALTFGSVLERGGMLERLVRSALAAAKSTGALITAVLGTCIGINVLAADQYMAMVLPGKMYRAEFERRGLDPKNLSRAVEDSGTLTSALVPWNTCGAYMAGTLGVATLAYLPFTFFNLICPFVSAIYGYTGFTITKIDPSEREGAAADHEADAGSQAVSTA
- a CDS encoding M23 family metallopeptidase, with amino-acid sequence MGSRRAPAAGLMLVALSVSTLADPLVLDGDPRQGSLIFGRTDPGSTARLLSFDAAGEETARYDVTLDDGGRFVIGFDRDHGPRAELHLTSPSGTAAPPIVFDVAPHGWRESAITVTERKANPYLPEDLEKIAADREVKQRARAERSEEAMWVTRFEWPVAGCVSSPFGSRRIINGNPRRPHSGVDVAAPDGMNPMNYIGTVVGAPADGIVRLASPGMFFEGGLVLIDHGQSLESALMHLSSVDVAPGTRVRQGDPIGKVGMSGRVTGPHLHWSLKWRDRLLDATTVVPPRGRCTD